From a region of the Eublepharis macularius isolate TG4126 chromosome 7, MPM_Emac_v1.0, whole genome shotgun sequence genome:
- the SLC39A4 gene encoding zinc transporter ZIP4, whose protein sequence is MLLASLLLLLLAGAETAGADPRDASLELERLLASGEGALPRSTVEALLNIAAARVQCPAGPCGKCISAADIFALLGKKPPADNANLTSSEMLPFSAGLVVYFSDPVGACQEVAEGHWVAEVQAFQTRFLDSNPAGGPTKEKVAELMGTIQKNVVSQTSCAGVAQIVKNSTAISRRVASDPAGQVLVTIAYHVLKGGCFHALPSERYFLDYIYWRYGNETQNLTLADLTKMMRQLAVGPEASHADHDHSDSEHDGHAHDGHAHDHPDEGATHSHQDGHDHSDHEDHHHGNETDHHHGNETDHHHDHETDHHHGNETDHHHANETVRHRRSMPSPEAQDVHYQIWDTVCLSSSDLFEIYGIEDGAGVSRTDFTRLSPALVQQQLSKACSASRAASPGGRLSDAERYLYGSLATLVICLCALFGIVVLLCTACISTYQYVIQTFVSLAVGSLTGDAMLHLIPTFLGLHSHGEGHAHEPHGAEDQNMLWKLLAVLGGFYLFFLLEKFFILVGHSDCEEESDSHKGHQCDHGMSLQLYQDEMKRRKQEKGASHADLVAAEEADFNPKRKKERTREMRMLPYMITIGDGIHNFADGLAIGAAFSSSWKTGLGTSLAVLCHELPHELGDFAALLHAGLSVKRALLLNFLSALTAFLGLYIALSVSTGEEFEAWIFTVATGLFLYVALCDMLPALMNVKDKRPWLLFALQNLGLLAGWGILLLLSLFEENITL, encoded by the exons atgctGCTCGCGTCGCTCCTTCTGCTCCTCCTGGCCGGGGCCGAGACGGCCGGGGCCGACCCGCGGGACGCCAGCCTGGAGCTGGAGCGGCTGCTGGCGTCGGGCGAAGGCGCTCTGCCGCGGAGCACCGTCGAAGCCCTGTTAAATATCGCCGCGGCTCGTGTGCAGTGCCCGGCCGGGCCGTGTGGAAAG TGCATCTCTGCTGCAGATATTTTTGCACTCCTGGGGAAGAAACCACCTGCCGATAATGCCAATCTCACGTCCTCAGAGATGCTGCCCTTCTCTGCCGGCCTGGTGGTCTACTTCAGTGATCCTGTGGGGGCCTGCCAGGAGGTGGCGGAGGGCCACTGGGTGGCTGAGGTCCAGGCTTTCCAGACCAGATTCTTAGACAGCAACCCCGCTGGAGGACCAACGAAAGAGAAAGTGGCTGAGTTGATGGGAACCATCCAGAAAAATGTCGTGAGCCAGACG TCCTGCGCAGGGGTGGCCCAGATCGTTAAGAACAGTACAGCCATCTCCCGCCGAGTGGCATCTGATCCAGCGGGGCAAGTCTTAGTAACCATAGCCTACCATGTGCTGAAGGGCGGCTGCTTCCATGCTCTCCCTTCAGAGCGCTACTTTCTGGACTACATCTATTGGCGGTACGGCAACGAGACCCAAAACCTGACACTGGCAG ACTTGACCAAAATGATGAGGCAGTTGGCTGTAGGGCCTGAGGCATCCCATGCGGACCATGACCACAGCGATTCGGAACACGACGGCCATGCGCACGACGGCCATGCGCACGACCACCCTGACGAGGGGGCGACACACAGTCATCAGGACGGGCATGATCATAGCGACCACGAGGACCATCACCACGGCAACGAAACGGACCATCACCACGGCAACGAAACGGACCATCACCACGACCATGAAACGGACCATCACCATGGCAACGAAACGGATCACCACCATGCTAATGAAACAGTCCGTCACAGGCGAAGCATGCCTAGTCCAGAAGCGCAGGATGTCCACTATCAAATCTGGGACACG GTCTGCCTCAGCTCCAGCGACCTCTTTGAGATCTACGGCATTGAGGATGGCGCAGGAGTATCCCGCACGGATTTCACTCGCCTGAGCCCAGCTCTGGTTCAGCAGCAGCTCAGCAAGGCCTGCTCTGCCTCTCGGGCTGCCTCTCCCGGTGGGCGCCTCTCTGATGCAGAGC gGTACCTGTACGGCTCGCTGGCCACTCTGGTGATCTGCTTGTGTGCCCTCTTTGGCATCGTGGTCCTCCTGTGCACGGCTTGCATCAGCACCTACCAGTATGTGATCCAGACTTTTGTCAGCTTGGCTGTGGGCTCGCTCACCGGAGACGCCATGCTGCATCTGATCCCCACG TTCCTGGGCCTCCATTCCCACGGCGAAGGCCACGCGCATGAGCCCCACGGAGCCGAGGATCAGAACATGCTCTGGAAACTCCTGGCCGTGCTCGGCGGGTTCTAcctttttttcctcctggagaAGTTCTTCATCCTTGTGGGACACTCGGACTGTGAG GAGGAATCCGATTCTCACAAGGGACACCAGTGTGACCATGGCATGTCCCTGCAGCTGTACCAAGACGAGATGAAGAGGAGGAAGCAAGAGAAAGGAGCTTCTCATGCGGACCTG GTGGCTGCGGAGGAGGCCGATTTCAACCCGAAGCGGAAGAAGGAGCGCACTCGGG AGATGCGTATGCTGCCGTACATGATCACCATTGGGGACGGCATCCACAACTTTGCTGACGGGCTGGCCATCGGGGCTGCATTCTCTTCCTCATGGAAGACCGGACTGGGCACCTCGCTGGCAGTCTTGTGCCACGAATTGCCACATGAGCTAG GGGATTTTGCTGCTCTGTTGCACGCAGGGCTGAGCGTCAAGCGGGCCCTGCTGCTGAATTTCCTCAGTGCCCTGACAGCCTTCCTCGGCCTCTACATTGCACTCTCCGTGTCCACCGGAGAGGAGTTCGAGGCCTGGATCTTCACTGTAGCCACCGGCCTCTTCCTCTACGTGGCATTGTGTGACATG CTCCCGGCCTTAATGAACGTGAAGGACAAGCGCCCTTGGCTGCTCTTTGCGCTGCAAAACCTCGGACTGTTGGCAGGATGGGGCATCCTGCTGCTACTCTCGCTGTTTGAGGAGAATATTACGCTGTGA